One part of the Constrictibacter sp. MBR-5 genome encodes these proteins:
- a CDS encoding GNAT family N-acetyltransferase: MTVAVRPATASDAADLGRLIRALAAFDGVPERVRFTRAQLTAALSGPAPRLHALVAERGGVVLGFVSYTIDFAIWTGGEIVRVDDLFVTGTCRGQGIGRRLLAAVADLALARGAAVCWEVEPANAAAQAFYRSLGVELRPKIAARWWPDAMAAFRNAPAATGRRTP, from the coding sequence ATGACCGTCGCGGTCCGCCCGGCGACGGCGTCCGACGCGGCCGACCTGGGCCGGCTGATCCGTGCGCTCGCCGCCTTCGACGGCGTGCCGGAGCGTGTCCGGTTCACCCGGGCGCAGCTGACCGCGGCCCTGTCCGGGCCGGCGCCGCGCCTGCACGCGCTGGTCGCCGAGCGTGGCGGCGTCGTGCTCGGCTTCGTCAGCTACACCATCGACTTCGCGATCTGGACCGGCGGCGAGATCGTGCGCGTCGACGACCTGTTCGTGACCGGCACCTGCCGGGGCCAGGGCATCGGCCGCCGCCTGCTCGCCGCCGTCGCCGATCTGGCGCTGGCCCGGGGTGCGGCCGTCTGCTGGGAGGTGGAGCCGGCGAACGCCGCGGCCCAGGCCTTCTATCGCAGCCTCGGCGTCGAGCTGCGCCCCAAGATCGCCGCGCGCTGGTGGCCGGACGCGATGGCGGCGTTTCGCAATGCTCCGGCCGCTACAGGCCGCCGGACACCCTGA